In a genomic window of Methanolacinia paynteri:
- a CDS encoding phosphate uptake regulator PhoU produces MDIRKIQMSGGSSYIVSLPKKWITRNKIAKNDPVGLIEQDDGTILITPNTTGEQIQKVWNYEVSAITDQTLFLRSLIGAYFAGYTTMRIWAHGRLPAFASEKIREFTNMAIGQEVVDETETEIVIKDLLNPAEMPLENTISRMSVIVQKMHEDAVRALKNRDLELAQSVISRDNDVDRLHWLIGRQTNLILGDINLARKMNVPLDGIMNYFLVSRIIERVGDHASRIAHNVVKLGECEPPEEILDMIGRVNEESIVIFKSSIKSFFDHDLKEANDIINDSLIFEDKCSGINKLAINYQAHIAISIVSISDSMRRVGDYSADICENVINYVTGKQG; encoded by the coding sequence ATGGATATCAGAAAGATCCAGATGAGCGGTGGGTCCTCGTATATCGTATCTTTGCCTAAGAAATGGATTACCAGGAATAAAATCGCGAAAAACGATCCTGTCGGCCTTATCGAGCAGGACGACGGGACTATTCTTATTACGCCGAATACGACGGGCGAGCAGATCCAGAAGGTCTGGAATTACGAGGTAAGCGCCATAACGGACCAGACGTTGTTTCTCCGGAGTCTTATCGGCGCCTATTTCGCGGGATATACGACGATGCGGATCTGGGCGCACGGAAGGCTTCCTGCTTTTGCCTCGGAGAAGATCCGTGAATTTACGAATATGGCGATCGGCCAGGAGGTCGTGGACGAGACCGAGACCGAGATCGTCATTAAAGATCTCCTGAATCCGGCGGAGATGCCGCTCGAAAACACGATATCCAGGATGTCTGTTATAGTGCAGAAGATGCACGAGGATGCGGTCCGGGCCTTAAAGAACAGGGATCTCGAACTTGCCCAGAGTGTTATATCGAGAGACAACGATGTGGATCGTCTTCACTGGCTTATCGGCCGCCAGACGAATCTTATTTTGGGCGATATCAATCTTGCAAGGAAGATGAATGTGCCTCTCGACGGGATCATGAACTACTTCCTCGTGAGCAGGATCATCGAGCGTGTGGGGGATCATGCGAGTAGGATTGCTCATAACGTGGTCAAACTCGGGGAATGCGAACCGCCTGAAGAGATCCTGGATATGATCGGGAGGGTGAACGAAGAATCGATCGTGATCTTCAAGAGCAGCATCAAGTCGTTCTTCGATCACGACCTCAAAGAGGCAAACGATATTATCAACGATTCGCTTATTTTTGAAGATAAATGCAGCGGGATCAATAAGCTGGCGATTAATTACCAGGCACATATAGCGATTTCCATCGTTTCTATTTCTGACAGTATGAGAAGGGTCGGCGATTATTCGGCGGATATCTGCGAGAATGTTATCAATTATGTGACGGGGAAACAGGGATAA
- a CDS encoding phosphate ABC transporter substrate-binding protein: MKDSHKKSGLVLVALAIVVFSAIFVCGCTGNSGVDNPSSTTEATTATVQTLTVTGSTTVLPIAQAAAEAYMETNKYADIQVSGGGSGVGVQAVGTGTADIGMASRDLKSSESEEYPNLVQHVIAGDGIALVVYKDNPVDSLTLAQIKSIYKGEITNWNQVGGNDMEIVVVGRDSSSGTREFFYESVMDEEDFVATQLEKNSNGAVAQTVSQTPGAIGYLSMGYLDDSLKALDINVDGTLIEATVDNVLSGKYPVARNLNMFTNGEASGLAADFLAYILGSDGQAIVVEEGYVPVA; the protein is encoded by the coding sequence ATGAAGGACAGCCATAAAAAATCAGGTCTGGTATTAGTCGCACTTGCAATTGTTGTCTTTTCTGCAATCTTTGTATGTGGATGTACCGGAAACAGCGGAGTTGATAATCCTTCCTCTACAACGGAAGCGACCACAGCAACAGTTCAGACTCTAACAGTAACAGGGTCAACAACTGTTCTGCCCATCGCCCAGGCAGCTGCCGAAGCATATATGGAAACCAACAAGTACGCAGATATTCAGGTTTCCGGAGGAGGTTCGGGAGTTGGTGTCCAGGCAGTAGGAACAGGCACTGCCGATATCGGAATGGCATCAAGAGATCTGAAATCATCGGAATCCGAAGAATATCCGAATCTTGTCCAGCATGTCATCGCAGGTGACGGAATAGCTCTTGTAGTCTACAAAGACAATCCTGTAGACAGCCTCACACTCGCACAGATCAAATCGATATACAAAGGTGAGATCACAAACTGGAACCAGGTAGGCGGCAATGATATGGAGATCGTAGTCGTAGGCCGGGACTCATCATCAGGAACCAGAGAATTCTTCTACGAATCCGTCATGGATGAAGAAGACTTTGTCGCAACACAGCTCGAGAAGAACTCGAACGGTGCCGTAGCACAAACCGTAAGTCAGACACCGGGAGCGATAGGCTACCTCAGTATGGGATACCTTGACGATTCGCTTAAAGCTCTCGACATCAATGTCGACGGAACACTCATCGAAGCAACAGTCGACAACGTTCTTTCAGGAAAATACCCGGTTGCAAGAAACCTCAACATGTTCACCAACGGCGAAGCATCAGGACTTGCAGCAGACTTCTTAGCCTACATCCTCGGCAGTGACGGACAGGCAATCGTAGTCGAAGAGGGTTACGTCCCTGTAGCGTAA